From the Perca flavescens isolate YP-PL-M2 chromosome 21, PFLA_1.0, whole genome shotgun sequence genome, one window contains:
- the LOC114548183 gene encoding uncharacterized protein LOC114548183: MTLLQAWQSCSQVLGVVTTWKNTSKTFRTVLWSGLMLGDLGRHGKGPAYNHFSKILMRCSQSGTQAPVKGRKPGLERPQTVTDTSSTGPKSDKEPLRSTDIPKKPGSTTTSVNKNYGPCWQGADPSEKKSAARLQRPPQVPKHSKMTAVLHPYHWLSCDEIDFASYLLASEYPHIHGFHSSVLFSVLHKGGILGIPSSPFVQILHTGDNHWVTASNMFCWNNQVCIYDSLSTVLYNKDKQVLSWLIRPKEDKFTVIYPAVQHQSNLSGPLLPELSPLPVCVSPLPLPLFVSVLFVSVRLFLFLSFLSSHYH, encoded by the exons ATGACATTATTACAAGCATGGCAGTCCTGTTCTCAAGTCCTCGGAGTGGTGACAACGTGGAAAAACACTTCCAAAACCTTCAGAACAG TTTTGTGGTCTGGTCTCATGCTGG GTGATCTTGGCCGCCATGGAAAAGGACCAGCCTACAATCATTTTTCCAAGATTTTAATGCGATGCAGTCAGTCAGGCACACAG GCTCCAGTCAAAGGACGCAAACCAGGTTTGGAGAGACCACAGACAGTGACTGACACCAGCTCGACAGGACCCAAGTCGGATAAG GAACCTTTAAGGAGCACTGACATCCCAAAAAAACCTGGGAGTACAACAACATCTGTAAATAAAAACTATGGACCATGCTGGCAAGGAGCAGACCCCTCAGAAAAGAAATCTGCAGCAAGACTACAAAGGCCTCCACAGGTCCCAAAACATAGCAAAATGACTGCTGTTCTTCATCCGTACCACTGGCTTAGCTGTGATGAGATAGATTTTGCATCATACTTGCTTGCAAGCGAGTACCCTCACATTCATGGCTTTCACTCAAGTGTTTTATTTAGTGTTTTACATAAGGGAGGGATTTTGGGTATTCCAAGCAGCCCATTTGTGCAAATTTTACACACTGGGGACAACCACTGGGTAACTGCTAGCAACATGTTTTGTTGGAACAATCAGGTTTGCATTTATGACAGTCTTTCGACAGTGCtatacaacaaagacaaacaagttTTGTCATGGTTAATAAGGCCAAAGGAAGACAAATTTACAGTTATTTACCCTGCTGTCCAACATCAGTCGAATTTGTCAGGGCCCCTCCTCCCTGAGCTGTCTCCCCTTCCCGTTTGTGTGTCTCCCTTACCTCTGCccctttttgtgtctgtgttgtttgtctCCGTCCGTCTCTTTTTGTTCCTCAGTTTCCTGAGTTCCCACTACCACTGA